The genomic region AGAGACAACATCTGCTCCAAAAATATGTAGACTATGACATCTTGAAAATACCACAAACTGCTCATCAGAAGCTCTGGAAAAAAACATTAGTACGACAGCAATAATTATGGGGAATTTAAACAAATCTCAAGAGTCTAATTATGGGGAATCTAAACACAATTCTCCTTTAGAGTCTGTGCTAGTGTTTCCTTAATGTAACTCAGGATTATTAATATTTCCTTAATGGGTAACATATAAATAGAAAGTTACTACCTAGACTTAAGATTCGAAAGAAATATATAGACAGAAGATTCTTACTGTTCCAGGCATATGACCTCTCTCTTGTTTGCCATTCTGAGGACTgccatttttcagcttcttcttcttctttgccatttCCTTTTGTTCTCTTTGCTTGTTTTGTACTTCAATAAGGACTGATATGAAGCTGTTCTTCACTTCCTTCTCAAATTCCAGCTCATCTCGCAATGCCAACTGCTGCACTAGTTCTTCAGAATAGTCCTTGATGGCTGTCTCAATCTCTTCTAAGAGATCATTTAACTCAGTCACAGACAGCTTATTTACTCCTGTTTTCAAAGAGGAAATAACACTGTGTAAAATAATGCCCATCAAAATTAAATTGATTGGAATTTCAGTACTGCTGTTTTTAAGAGATCAAGAAATGCCTacaatatttatttgttagattatTAAACTGCATAAGCTCTTATTTGTCGAATGAAGAAAACAGCACACTTTACGTTACTTTTGACAAGAGAAGATAAATACATCTGAAAGAAAGACACAAGCAactatgtccctacttggcctctgcgctctgcagaggaaaatctgctggtggtccccggcccctcaatgatgcaactaGACTCtacttgggccagggcttttagtgccctggccctggcctgatggaacgctcttcctccagctatgagagccctgcaggacctttgtcagttctgcagggcctgtaaaacagagctgttcctccgggcttttttttgggggggggctagTCACTGATGATCCgttcccctgctcccccccccccgcccaccacatACCATCTAGCGGGTTGCTTGTGCTGTGCCGGTCCCCTCCTGCCAGGGATGGGAGGAGGTCTCTGGTGCCATCCAAAGTCAGGTTTTCTGTGAAGTGGACCTTGCAATTCTTTAATGTACTTTTAATAATTGATTATATGTAGTTGTATTGGTTTTATCCTTGTATTGATTGTTGTGttggttttatcttgtacacCAAATATCACGATTTTGAAATCAAGCTGCAGCACtactggcacaaaccagctgtggTCATCCCAGTGGcaatcagcaccctgggtgccatcccaaaaccCTAGAGCaccacttgaaacatcttcgaattaacaaaattaacatctgtcaattcAGAAGGTAGCCTGGTTAGggtctgcatgaatactacaccgatacattacaacttcctaggacTCTGGGTGAAGCactaattgtaatgaaaggccaacaaccagctaaagttcTGGCAGCAGTgaaatctatcatcatcatcatcatcatcatcatcatcatcatcatcatcatcatcatcatcatcatcaataggccaagcagttcaatgaagccatgcaaaatggtgaaatcgatcaatggctaactgggaagacatacttatttcagaaagatccagccaaaggagtaacacctggaaactacaggccaataacatgtttacccatgatgctcaaactgctcactggcataatagcagataacatcatggactacttggaagcaaatagcatcctgccggtggagcaaaaagggaacagaaGAAGGAGCAAGGGTACAAAAGACCAACTCCtaatagacaaaatgataatggagaactgcaagaatcaaagaacgaatttgcatatgatctggatcgattacaagaaggcatttgactcactgccccatagttggatcatgaaatgcttggaaacaattggtgtcagcGAAAACATTCGAATATTCACTGAAAAAgggatgagacagtggaaaactgaactgacagttggaaatgaaaactttggaacagtcaacattaagtgaggaattttccaaggtgattcactatcacctttactgtttgtcattgccatgatcccattaacagtaattttaaagaaaaccaaGTTGAGtcatcaaatggccaaagactcagaaaaaaatctcacatttgctgtacatggatgatttgaagccgCCTTTATGCGGGGAAATCAGACGACAGAAATCCGTAGCTTCCACTGGTGAAAATACACAGTCCAAAGATATTTCCTGCACAGATACTTTGCAATGAAGCTTTGGCTCCTGGAAAAAGTGTGTGCTACTGAGGCAAATAAAGGAGAGGGCAAGATCTACTTTCGCTGGAAAGTGATGTaaggattgaaatgcctgatggccaaccaACTCATCAGAGATGCGAATCAAAGGGAGGCGAAAGCTTATTagaaatacctgggcattttgcagctggataacatcaagcacagacAAGTGAAGAcagtggtcagcagagaatatatccagagggtcaggaaaattttgaacaaAGATGTCTCTAGTTTTGACCAAGGCATGTTTCCATCTTATACACCTACAGTAAGCCAACCACAGCCCTTTGCCATATGCCCGCTGTCCATGCCAGGGGACTATTAACTTTTGGTATCACCTTGGCAGTAACTGCAGGGCAAAAAGCAAGCCCTCACCAGATGCATTTGGGAAGATACCAGCTATGGCAGTAAACTGAGTACCAACTATGGTACAATGAAAGTTTCTGTGTACAAattatgtggaatccaccatccTGCCCCAATTATATAGAAATGGCATGTCTTGTTACTCGAGTTtataagaagaaaagaaaaacggATTCCTTTACCCTCTTTGTAATTGTGATTTGTACTGGTTCTCTTAAGAGTCTGAATTTCTTGGGAGAGTAAGGACAGACGATCTGACTGGGTTGGTGTTTTATCATCATCTGGATCTGGAGATTCCTGCATCAtttcttctatttcttcaatGACCTTTTAACAGAAATGTACACAGTTATGTGCATGGTTCAAGGTGCTGGCTGTAACTCATAGGTCTCTATGTTGCCTGGGCTAAATATACTTGAGGGAATGCCGCACTGAGATCACGAGAGAGTACCCTGGCTTTTATATCTCCCAACCTGAGAAGTATGATCTGTACTGGTGAGTTTGCTCCATAACTGAATGTGTCACAAAAACGTGACTTAATATTGCCTCTCATGATTTcagaaaggaaatgaaaatgtttcCTCAAACATCTGATAGCTAGAAACGGATGGTGTTATACAATATTTATGAGTATTTGATGCTACCTGatttgcattgtcaaaggctgtcACAGTCAAGGTCAACTGGCTGCTGTAGGTTTtcgaggctgtatggccatggtctggtagttttttatcctaactttttgcctgcatctatggctggcatcttcagaggcatgtcatggtaagattgGTGCCATTGAGAGAAGCAGATCTTACTGTGACAagtctctgaagacgccagccatagatgcaggcaaaaagttagaagCAAAaagcaccagaccatggccacacagttgAAAACACCCAACTAACTTATTTGGTTTTATGCTGAAAAGCAGGATACTAAATGTTTGCCTCCATTCAATCCTGAACACAggttacacattttttaaaactgcaacaAAAATTTAATTCTGTATGCACACTTGGGAGTATTTTTGTTCAAGTGcttatctaatttttttttaatcgttTGTTTCCACACTGAGTTCTTTGTTTTGAATGGCTTTCTCACAGGTCGTCAATTTACCATTAGATTCATATATAATTGCCACAGCAAATCCCCACTGTTAAACTAATCTAAACTATAGCTTTAACAATatacaatcaatattttattttcctgatttttgtCATAGGGTAGGCAATGAGTTTTCCTCTCTTGACACTACACTTTCCCTAGCATCACAGGCCTTCAAATGCATTAAGGTACGCCATAATACCCCATAATCTTGCTCACCTAGCTTTTTACATATTTTGGTAGAATGTTCAGTTTAACTGGAGCTTTATCCCATCATGTGCTCCAAACAGAAAAATGACATTCACAGATGATATGGATACTGCTAGGCCTGCACTTGGGAACTATCAAAGTATAAGATTCATTATCCTAATTGTTCTTAGCTAACTCTTCCTTGTGGAATAACTGCATACCAAACAGTGTCCATATTTGCTTACACCACAACTCATATTGTCATTAATTCACTCTGATTTTAAATTGGAATGTTTAAATTGTACTGCACTTtcaaatattgtaagctgccctgagcccagcttgctggggaaaaGTGGggtgaatttattattattacatctgTTTCAAATCAGTGAAAACCAAGAAATTTTCAGTTAAACACTCTCTCATGGAGCCTATATTTCGTCCATTAAAGTAAATGAACCTTTATTTGCATTGCATAGGGGTAACTGGATTTCCTAAATGTGTCAAGCCTTCCtatcatataatttttttaagcCTTCCTATCATATAATTAAGATGGATATTCCAGATGTGAGCCATATATGAGTTTCCTGCTACCTGTTATGGAGATGGATCATGGTGAGTGCACTTTCCCCTGTTGTTGAAATCAcaacttcagttttttttctctcGACTTGTCAGAAGTAAAAAAGTACTTTACTATCATAACACACAAGGCTACCACAAATGCACAGAGAAGAAAGGCTAATTAAGGTATCTTAAAACAACAGGAAAGACAGCCTTTCTCAGGGGTCCTGTTTCACTGATCTCAGGTATTCCGTATGTTACAATGGTTGATTCTTGTTGCCATTATAAAAAATATTAATAGCAATTGACAAGAATCTTATAATTATATGGCTGGTCTCAGGGGATATTTTGAAAGCCATTATACTGCAGCCTGAATGAAACTGGGTATGCTTGAGTCTGGCCAGTGCTGGATAAGAAATCCCCTGGTTGTCATATATATTCCAAAAAGGTGAGTTGCAACTATTTTGGTTTCAGCGGAGTGTGGAAGAGACCTAGGTGCACCACTCCAGCACTATCTGTCAGACTAGATTCGGGAAAGTGCGATATGTATGCAGGCAGTACAACCATCTGTTCTAGAAACAAAAGTACTTCAAATCTTACTTAATGCTATCAGATACAACACCTGGAAGCAAATTCATATGGTTCCACAAAATAGCAGGCCATCCCCAACCTTTCATTATCAAGCCACTATGCTAAAAACTGCATATCCATTTGCTTCCATACAATCTCTTGTACTTTACAACCAATTCTGTTTttaccaaaaaagaaaataaggtaAGGTTTAAAAAGAATAGAAAACATTTTGGTACTACATGGTAGTATCACAAATGGAACAGCAATATTTTGTTCCATGCAAGATACCAGTTTGTTTCCAAATACATTTATCAGTATCATTATTTCTTCCACCAGGACAATCAAAGGATTAATGCTAAGACATAATAATACCCCAGTAGCATTGCTGCGCTACCACTTTACCTGCTCAGCTGTGAACAGTGGTTCTTCATTGATGCAGGAAACGATGATAGAATGCATATCTAGTTGCTCTCTCAGCTCTTCGTCATCTGATAAGTCAAGGTTCAGATTGTCATTAATCTATGTATCAAAGAGGAATGAGAAAAAGGAAGATAAAAGAAAGCTTAATATTAAACTATCATTAGATATAAAGGCAACTAATAAGTCTCAATACAATGAATATGAAAGTTATGactgtttcaataaataaataatgttgccTCCATTCATCAAGGAATGACTTAGCTTCGACTTAGTGAAGCGTTGACTTAGTGACGTTTCCAAGAAAGGACAGCCCTACGTAAAGCATGTTATGTGCTCTAACCTCCATATGGCCAGAACACTGACAAACATCATAAGATAATTCCTTTACAAGTCAAAATATGACTACTGCATTTATTGAAGCTGAAAAAAGATGCTTTATGCCATGGATACCATTTGAGAATACAAAAGAAATATGGGCAGCCCCACCCAAATTCAGGGGAGGTAGGCCATGGTGCCACCTCCAAAAAGGCTTCCTGCcagtgtggggaggcttaaaaagTCAAAAAGCCTCTTTGCCACCATGAAGCCACTATTGAATCACTATTCTGCCACAGAATAGACTTACACCacattttgggtggtgtaagtcagcCATTCTGACCACTGGCATAATGGGGCAAACGGCTGGAAGGGAGTCGACTAAAGTTGGTTTCTCCCTTCCATGTCCCCAGGCCACAGGGACACCGGCGCTGCAACCCAGTGCtgaggagggctgcagcagccacaCGCTGGCTGTTTCACCCTTCTatcagggcaagtgccctggggaggtcaAATTTGCTGACATGGCCACATGCTACTTCCACAGACAGATTTGGCCTCCCCCTTTAGATGGAGCATCTAAGGTCATTCAAAAGGCACATTCTAGCTATGAACTGGATCCATCAGGTGGAGTTTAATCCCATAAAGAACTGTTTGTCCATTAATAGTATCTCCAGCTCATGATTTATGACATCTCACATTATtgacagaaaatagtgaagacctaaaacaactactgatgaaagttaaaggagaaagttcCAAAACAGGATTATATCTGAACATCAAGAGATAAAAGTAATGACTATTGAGGAATTACGCTTCAAGGGTGACAATTAAGAAATGAAATTGTTGAACagtttctattccttggcttaaTCATCAAGTGAAAGGGTAAcctacaaccaagaaatcagaagggcagTAAGATCTGAAAGGGCAGCCCTGAAGGAACCCACTTATTGGTTATTTTGGAACTCCTATGGAATCTATACATTTTCTTCTAACAATACATGATAAATTAATCAATTTCcttagctttcttcattgtccaacttttatAACTATAAACAATAATATGGAATATCATAGtatgagtttatttatttatttatttatttatttaatttgtatgccgccctcccccaaggggcttaGAGCAGTGTCCGACAATCAtatatctaacatttaaaatcagctaaaaacaatcaatccccactaattaaggaaccataaattgcataaatttcagatggcatcagaagttcccccctcccccttccttccacccacagcaGGCCAGGTGTTTCTATATAGCAAGTTTTCGATGTTATCCcagctggtggaacaggtctgttttacaagccctgcggaaactctgtatgttcgcaggaccctgatctcacctgcgagcctgttccaccaggtaggggccagggctgtaaaggccctggcccttgtagaggccagctggattgcTTTTGGGTCAGGAATCACCAGCAGGTCCACCTTTGAGGAGTAAAGGGGCCTAATGGGGCGGTACAGGGAGAGACGGTCCAtcagatatgctggtccaaggccgtaAATGGCTTTAATGGTCAAGACCAAGACTTTAAatatgacccggtactcgatcggcagccagtgtagttgataCAGGACCGATGTAATCTGGTCCCTAGATTTTGTCcccgaaaggagcctggctgccgcattttgctcaagtttcaatttccagatcatggttaaaagtaagcccgcgtagagctagttacagtagtccaatctaaAGGTGAcagtggcatggatcacagtggccagatcaagACGGGAGAGATATGGGACaagttgccgtgcctgccacagatggtaaaaagccgcCTGGgccgtctgggtgacctgggctaccaGCGATAACGATGTCCAGGATCACCCCAAGGCTTTTGGCGGATGAGGCTAATGTTCTACATCAAATtaagtctgaactctccctagaacaggggtagggaacctgcggctctccagatgttcaggaactacaattcccatcagcctctgtcagcatggccaattggccatgctggtaggggctgatgggaattgtagttcctgaacatctggagagccgcaggttccctacccctgccctgaacTAACAAACTTTAAAGTTCTCTAGAGCAgcttgttccccctccctttgcacgTTACCAGGAAACTGGAGAGTGggaatgggggagaggaagatgTCACAGGCAGGCGGAATCACACATTAGGGATTGTCATTGGTTCTGTTGGCTTGAAAATATGCCccctgctgggattctctggtttgattggTTCTGTAAATCTTGCACTGCTACGCTTGGGTTCTTCTGGGCTTCTGTGGAGTGACTTTGGTTCTGTTGGAGTTGCCACACTGTCTTGTGATTCTGCTGGAATTCCCTGGTTTTGTACTGGGTCTTTGGGTTTGTTACCTGTTGCTTTCCTGGAGAGACTTTTAGTCAGTGGTTGCTGTGTTCATTGTtgagtgttttttctgttttcccaggAGAAAGCTTAGAGGGGTTTTTCCCCATAGGTAACAATGGAGAATGGCTGGAGGCACCTTATGCAGGGACCCATATAATTGGAGTTGTTGGTCCAGTTCACTTGAAATTTGGCGGTTATTTAAAGAGCATGCACCAGCAGCTTGTCTGCAATTCCCCATAGATTCAACATAGGTAATAATGGAGCCAAATAATATCAGAGTCAAGGGTAGGAAAAACAGATCCAAATCCTAGACCAGTATTTAGAACCCCGGTAACCACAAATACGGATATTTTTCAGCTCCTATAGATCTGGATCTGAAAAATGCCTATTTAAACAAAAGATGCACACCCATACTATATGGAGCTATTTCCAGCCACTTTTTATGCGAGTTAGTCAAGTGAAAAGAGCATTTGACCAATTTTTTTCCTTGCCAATTACTTTGAAATGGCTTTCTAACTTCAGTTCATTACAATATTATTTCACCAGAGGACACAGCATCAAAGAAGGCAGTTTGTCACTTTAATGGAAAAACATATGCCGATGAAGAACGTTGGGATATAGACAGCTGCACACACTGCTACTGTCTACAGGGTCAGACCCTTTGTTCCACAGTCAGCTGCCCTCCTCTTCCTTGTGTGGAACCCATCAATGTTGAAGGAAGTTGCTGCCCCATGTGCCGGGGTAAGGTTTTATGTTCAGTAATGGGttcagtgttgtttttttaattgtctatCCCACCCAAACCTGATAATCATGCCAGTACTGTAAGAATGCAAGACTGACAAATCCTTGTGGTAGTCAGAGAGTTAATAGTTTATCATATTCTTATTAATGAATCTGGAAACTGATTTCCTGTTTTTACTATGAGTTCTTTGGCAGCAACAGGGAAAACAGAAGAACAAACTTGGCTGTTCTCAGTATTTTTAATACATTGTGTCATTGGCACAAAGGGAATAGGTCACACTTGTAGTGACTCCTGAATGCTATTCTGTTACCATCTTATTGCTCTTCTGCCTTTACTTTGAGATAGATACTCTGGCTATTCAACTGCTATTATTTATATATCAAGGGACTTGTTTATATGTATACTGGTGCCTACATGGGGGCAGGAGTTAAAAGTGTTTTTTACAGTTCATAATCCTTTCAGGTCAGATAACAAGTGAATAAGAATATGAATTAATACATATTAACATCAAAAGGTATCTCAGTGAAAAGAATGTTTAGTTCTACATTGCCCTGGTAATAGAATCACTATATAACTAGCATAAAATTTTTATAGGCAGGAAAGAGCTTTTTTCTCAGAGAGAGTTTAATGGCTATTGAATAAACAACAGTAGACTTTTTCAATGATTTTCTGTGACAAATATAATTTTTATAGAGATGTATGTACCTGAACCTACCAACATTCCAATTGAGAAGACGAACCGTCGAGAATATAATGAACAGGAAGCACCAGTTTGGCCTACACCCAGTGAAAATGACATCATTCGTTTCCATAGAGGTAATATGTATTTCATGTGAACACCATTAGATACACCCCTCCAAAGAAGAAATCCCATTTCTCACTTCTAAAACCACTCTTAGAAAATTTTTAACACTCAAAGATGGCACAGAAGGCACCACATTTAACtttgggatccaacccaatatctaTCACTAACCCACTCCTCTCTATACAGCTAAATGTTTAGAGGTCCCTGCTTGTGCAGTTATAAACAAACTATGATTAATCTGCACATCTGTCTCATCCAGTATACATGGCTTTTTAACCTACCAATCTCTCCTCAGCCTATTAATGCTTCTAAGAATGGCTTGACAGAGGTTGAACAACCTACATCAATATAAATAATGATTAAACAAAAGGATTGTGCAAGAAAATTGGTTCAGGAAAAATATTACCCTAATTTCATACAATTTTTCATTATTGACATTCTGACTAATTGTAAACCAAGCCATATTCAAGAACAAAGAAAAGGTATATACCAACAAATTGGTTACTGAGGGCTAAATCTGTTTAACTGCCTATTAGTTTAGAGTATATCTAGAGtatatccaattggccatgctgacagaggctgatgggaattgtagttcctgaacatctggagagccgcaggttccctacccctgatctagaccctcTACTCCAAAAACAATTGACCAATAAAAATCTCAGCAATAAAGCAGTATTGCTAACATCAGCAATATAAGAATTTAGAGACAGTAGACAGATGAAGAAAAGGGAGctaaatacaaaaatacacaaaagtTATGAAAAGATTGGGTGAAATTAAATGTTTTCCTCTGTTGCCAGGTGAACTTCAAGAAAGAATATACCACTGAGAAAGAATTGTCCTTAATCTCCATTTGCCTCATTTTTGCAGGGCAGGGCACTATTGACAGGGTTTGTCATAATGATCAGGGTGTGCATATCATGGGTACTCTGGCAGAACTACTTCTACTAAAATAACTTGAACTATTTGGTAGTATGTAAAATTAAACATCAGCAGAAAAAGTTGAGGGACTCAAAGCACTTATAACAAGAAAAAGGTTCCAGTACAAACAAATATGGCTGGTCCAGGTTTGGCAAGCTGATTTTTACAGGTCCCAAGTTAAAAGTCAAAAGCACTTTGGTTTTGGCTCCTCCCAGTTTAAATTCATgcagaaagaggaagggggaggtcAGTATGAATGGATCTCAGCTATAGTAAGCCAGCAAGGTTCTCCTTTGTTCTCTCCTCTGTCAAGTATTCTTCTGGCTGCTCCCAGGTTAAATAATTGCAGagagaatttcattttttcccatagCTGATGCTTGGCTCAACAGAGAACATAAAAACACcaaagggtcatctagtccaacccctgcacaaTGCCGAGAGTTCATAGCTATCTCCCCATCCTTCACCCCAATGACCCAGTGACCTCTGTGTACCCAgaggaatgcaaaaaaaaaaacccctccaggacCCCTAGGGCAGTCTGGCTTAGAGGAACATTCCTTCCTCACCCAAAAATGGCAATCAGCATTACCCTGCACACATAAGAAAAGGCCAAAAGACCCCAAGTACTGGCTCATTTCTTCTTGGCCtccttctcatgatctgcctaaattcatagagtcatagaatcagaATTGCTGTCACATAGCCATCTAACTTCTGCTTATGGGTTCCTATCAGTTCAAATAGCAGGGGCAATTGAAATGGAagatagcatttttttaaaagaatagatgGGGATCCAGACTCAACCAATAATACATCTAGTTTGGCACTGATATACAAAGCCGAGAATCTTAAGTATGCCCACAATGTAACCTCTAATTTGAGGAAACCATTTAAAGATTTTTGTTTGGGGCCTGAGTAAAAAGCAATAATAGATTGTTGAAGCTGTTCTACTATTTGATATAGGAGAGATGAGCACTATCTTGTTGTATTGCTACTAATGTACTCTTGCCCACATTTCAGATATGGGTCACCTTCAGGGGGATTTTAGAGAAAACAGAGGATCAGAGTCAAGTCCAGAGGCATCTCTTAGCTCTCTTGCCTGGGTGACGGTGCCCATCATGACAGCCCTAGTTCTTATCATAGCACTTCTGCTTATCAATCAGAAGAAACAGTGGATACCAGTATCCTGCTACAGAGCCCCATCAAAGGTAAGTTTTGATACATTGACATTAGACTTAATTTCACAAATGTTGGCAACTGCATTGGTATAAATGGGTACCATGATTTCATGAGTGTATCTCAACTTAGTCCCTTGGGGATGATTCAGGACTATAATCATCACAAAGACCTTACTTCCACTTGCAGTGAATGGAACTCtgccctcttctttcttttatcaAAGATGGTAGGAAGCCTCTATTCAATATTTGAAGTCTACACAAGG from Sphaerodactylus townsendi isolate TG3544 linkage group LG01, MPM_Stown_v2.3, whole genome shotgun sequence harbors:
- the LOC125426259 gene encoding cysteine-rich motor neuron 1 protein-like; this encodes MCREMYVPEPTNIPIEKTNRREYNEQEAPVWPTPSENDIIRFHRDMGHLQGDFRENRGSESSPEASLSSLAWVTVPIMTALVLIIALLLINQKKQWIPVSCYRAPSKPSCLNNQLVYVDCKKGTMVQVDSSQRMLRIADPDSRYSGFYSMQKQNNLQADNFYQTV
- the FEZ2 gene encoding fasciculation and elongation protein zeta-2, with the translated sequence MHSIIVSCINEEPLFTAEQVIEEIEEMMQESPDPDDDKTPTQSDRLSLLSQEIQTLKRTSTNHNYKEGVNKLSVTELNDLLEEIETAIKDYSEELVQQLALRDELEFEKEVKNSFISVLIEVQNKQREQKEMAKKKKKLKNGSPQNGKQERGHMPGTYLTTVIPYEKKSGPPSIEDLQTLTKILHAMKEDSEKVPSLLTDYILKVLCPT